A DNA window from Arachis duranensis cultivar V14167 chromosome 3, aradu.V14167.gnm2.J7QH, whole genome shotgun sequence contains the following coding sequences:
- the LOC107478752 gene encoding uncharacterized protein LOC107478752: protein MAMGPERSKALHNFSMPCLKWGHQRFLRCVKVPSTDDHHRRSSHPDPPFLASTKRKATATGDIDNIDAVRQKLMVDLKDAADKLKVSIFEEGTVANTTINNNHARPWNLRTRRAVCKSPPPTHREDQKHKNLDSIPEAMVVGVGIETPKKITEEKPKFSVSLSKAEIEQDFLVLLGTRPPRRPKKRPRIVQRQLDTLFPGLWLSEVSAESYKVPDVPE, encoded by the exons ATGGCTATGGGGCCAGAAAGATCCAAGGCACTGCACAACTTCTCCATGCCCTGCTTGAAATGGGGACACCAGAGATTCCTCCGCTGCGTCAAAGTCCCCTCCACCGACGACCACCATCGCCGATCATCCCATCCCGACCCGCCGTTTCTCGCTTCCACCAAGCGCAAAGCCACAGCCACCGGCGACATCGACAACATCGATGCCGTCCGCCAGAAGCTCATGGTGGATCTCAAAGACGCCGCCGATAAGCTCAAAGTTTCAATCTTTGAGGAAGGTACCGTCGCCAACACCACCATCAACAACAACCACGCAAGGCCATGGAATCTCAGGACAAGAAGAGCTGTGTGCAAGTCGCCGCCGCCGACGCACCGTGAAGATCAAAAACACAAGAATCTTGATTCTATCCCTGAAgctatggtggttggtgtgggcATAGAGACCCCCAAAAAGATAACGGAAGAAAAGCCCAAGTTTTCTGTTTCATTGTCCAAGGCAGAGATTGAACAGGATTTCTTGGTTTTGCTTGGGACCAGGCCTCCACGGAGGCCCAAGAAGAGGCCTAGAATTGTGCAGAGGCAACTTGAT ACCCTTTTTCCTGGATTGTGGCTCAGTGAGGTCAGTGCAGAATCTTACAAAGTCCCTGATGTCCCTGAATGA
- the LOC107478750 gene encoding zinc finger protein BRUTUS isoform X1, translating into MTTPFSAGLKHLDGGGGLAVLSNSIDKVDSSSTSSSTALSGSVKCSKLVDSPILIFLFFHKAIRNELDALHRLAMAFATGNSSDIQPISQRYHFLSSMYRHHSNAEDEVIFPALDIRVKNVAKTYSLEHKGENNLFDHLFELLNSSTHNDESFARELASCTGALQTSVSQHMAKEEEQVLPLLIEKFSLEEQASLVWQFLCSIPVNMMTEFLPWLSRSISPDERLDLQNCLIKIVPEEKLLQKVIFKWMEGRSSVNTVDSCVKHSQVQSSSSPSTGKRKYSGSTLDDSDAIGSHPIDEILLWHNAIRKELSEIAVETRKIQCSGDFTNLSSFNQRLQFIAEVCIFHSIAEDKVIFPAVDGELSFFQEHAEEESQFNDFRCLIEGIQSEGATSNSEVEFFSKLCSHADHIMETIERHFHNEEVQVLPLARKHFSFKRQCELLYQSLCMMPLKLIERVLPWLVGSLTAEETKMFLRNMQLAAPEMDSAIVTLFSGWACKARIEGLCLSSGASGCCPVQRLSDIEENIAWPSCACGSASSVRDCLVLDKSDGNRKSFKRNLLESHNHGDITENPETENVQKQCFATRSCCVPGLGVNSNNLGLSSISTAKSLRSLSFNSSAPSLNSSLFVWETESSSSDVGSAQRPIDTIFSFHKAIRKDLEYLDVESGKLSNGDEIVLRQFSGRFRLLWGLYRAHSNAEDDIVFPALESKEALHNVSHSYMLDHKQEEQLFEDISCVLSELSMLHEALQMNHMPENLSESNFRTSDSKGSENIKKYNELATKLQGMCKSIRVTLDHHLFREECELWPLFGKHFTVEEQDKIVGRIIGTTGAEVLQSMLPWVTSALTQDEQNKMMDTWKQATKNTMFNEWLTECWKDSPAPITQIETSDHNTSRRGAEYQESLDHNDQMFKPGWKDIFRMNQNELESEIRKVYRDSTLDPRRKAYLVQNLMTSRWIAAQQKSLKAITEVASNGEQIEGQSPSFRNPDKHVYGCEHYKRNCKLRAACCGKLVTCRFCHDNVSDHSMDRKATSEMMCMRCLNIQPIGPKCMTPSCNELSMAKYYCNICKFFDDERNVYHCPFCNICRVGRGLGIDYFHCMKCNCCLGIRSQSHKCLEKGLEMNCPICCDDLFTSSAPVRALPCGHYMHSACFQAYTCSHYTCPICSKSLGDMAVYFGMLDALLATEDLPEEYKDRCQDILCHDCDKKGTSRFHWLYHKCGFCGSYNTRVIKGEESNSSCSYSY; encoded by the exons ATGACGACGCCGTTTTCGGCGGGGCTGAAGCACTTGGATGGAGGCGGAGGACTGGCGGTGCTCTCCAATTCCATCGACAAGGTTGATTCGTCCTCCACTTCCTCCTCGACGGCGCTCAGTGGCAGCGTCAAGTGCTCTAAGCTGGTAGACTCGCCCattttgattttcttgttcttccacaaGGCGATTCGGAACGAGCTAGACGCGCTGCACCGTCTCGCGATGGCATTCGCCACCGGCAACTCCTCCGATATCCAGCCTATCTCCCAGCGCTACCATTTCCTCAGCTCCATGTACAGGCACCACTCCAATGCCGAAGACGAG GTGATTTTTCCAGCCCTTGATATACGTGTGAAGAATGTTGCAAAGACATATTCTCTTGAACACAAAGGTGAAAACAATCTTTTTGATCATCTATTTGAGCTGCTAAATTCTTCCACCCACAACGATGAAAGTTTTGCTAGAGAGTTAGCATCCTGCACAGGAGCTTTGCAGACGTCAGTTAGTCAACACATGGCAAAGGAAGAGGAGCAG GTACTTCCTTTGCTTATTGAGAAGTTCTCTCTCGAGGAGCAGGCATCTTTAGTTTGGCAGTTTCTTTGCAGTATTCCCGTGAACATGATGACAGAATTTCTTCCATGGCTTTCAAGATCCATATCACCTGATGAACGACTGGATTTGCAGAATTGCTTAATCAAGATAGTTCCAGAGGAAAAGCTTCTTCAAAAG GTTATTTTCAAGTGGATGGAAGGGAGAAGCAGTGTTAACACAGTTGACAGTTGTGTAAAACATTCTCAAGTTCAATCTAGTAGTAGCCCATCAACTGGAAAAAGGAAATATTCTGGATCTACCCTGGATGACTCTGATGCCATTGGATCACATCCTATAGATGAAATATTGCTCTGGCATAATGCAATTAGAAAAGAGCTAAGTGAGATAGCAGTGGAGACCAGAAAGATACAATGTTCAGGGGATTTTACAAATCTATCCTCTTTTAATCAAAGATTGCAGTTCATTGCTGAAGTTTGTATATTTCATAG TATTGCTGAGGACAAAGTTATTTTTCCAGCAGTAGATGGAGAATTGTCATTTTTTCAGGAGCATGCTGAAGAAGAAAGCCAGTTTAATGACTTCCGGTGTTTGATTGAAGGTATTCAAAGTGAAGGAGCAACATCTAATTCAGAAGTTGAATTCTTTTCAAAGTTATGCTCACATGCTGATCATATAATGGAAACCATAGAGAGACATTTCCATAATGAAGAAGTTCAG GTCCTTCCACTTGCAAGAAAGCACTTTAGCTTTAAAAGGCAATGCGAACTTCTGTATCAAAGCTTGTGCATGATGCCTCTGAAATTGATTGAGCGCGTTCTTCCATGGTTGGTAGGATCATTAACTGCAGAAGAAACAAAGATGTTTCTGAGAAACATGCAGTTGGCAG CTCCAGAAATGGATTCTGCTATAGTTACACTCTTCTCTGGGTGGGCTTGCAAGGCTCGTATTGAAGGTCTATGTTTGTCTTCCGGTGCGTCAGGTTGCTGTCCTGTTCAAAGACTTTCTGATATTGAAGAAAACATTGCTTGGCCATCCTGCGCTTGTGGTTCCGCATCATCTGTAAGAGATTGTTTAGTATTAGACAAATCAGATGGGAACAGAAAGTCATTCAAGCGAAACCTATTAGAGTCCCACAACCATGGAGATATCACTGAAAATCCAGAGACTGAAAATGTCCAAAAACAATGTTTTGCTACTCGGTCTTGTTGTGTGCCAGGTTTAGGAGTAAACAGTAACAATTTGGGGTTGAGTTCTATTTCTACAGCCAAGTCCTTGCGGTCCTTGTCTTTCAACTCTTCTGCCCCATCTCTTAATTCCAGTCTTTTTGTATGGGAAACAGAAAGCAGCTCATCTGATGTTGGATCTGCACAAAGACCAATTGATACCATATTTAGTTTCCACAAAGCTATACGAAAAGACTTGGAGTATCTAGATGTTGAATCTGGAAAGCTGAGTAATGGTGATGAGATAGTTCTTCGGCAATTTAGTGGAAGATTTCGTCTTTTATGGGGCTTATATAGAGCTCATAGTAATGCAGAAGATGATATAGTATTTCCAGCATTGGAGTCAAAAGAGGCACTTCATAATGTGAGTCATTCATACATGCTGGACCATAAGCAGGAAGAACAATTATTTGAGGATATTTCCTGCGTTCTTTCTGAGCTTTCTATGCTTCACGAAGCCTTGCAGATGAACCATATGCCAGAGAACTTAAGTGAAAGTAATTTTAGAACATCTGATTCCAAGGGTAGTGAGAATATTAAAAAGTATAATGAACTCGCGACTAAGCTTCAAGGAATGTGCAAATCCATAAGGGTTACTCTGGATCATCATCTTTTCAGGGAGGAGTGTGAACTGTGGCCATTATTTGGGAAACATTTCACTGTAGAAGAACAGGACAAGATAGTGGGACGGATAATTGGAACAACTGGAGCTGAAGTTCTCCAATCAATGTTGCCATGGGTAACTTCCGCACTTACTCAAGATGAACAGAACAAAATGATGGACACATGGAAGCAGGCAACTAAAAACactatgttcaatgaatggctCACTGAATGCTGGAAAGATAGTCCAGCACCTATAACACAGATAGAAACATCAGATCATAACACTTCTCGAAGAG GTGCTGAATATCAAGAAAGCTTGGACCATAATGATCAAATGTTCAAGCCTGGTTGGAAAGACATATTCCGGATGAACCAGAATGAACTTGAGTCAGAGATCCGAAAGGTTTATCGTGATTCAACTCTTGATCCAAGGAGAAAGGCATACCTTGTGCAGAATCTGATGACAAG TCGTTGGATAGCTGCTCAGCAGAAATCACTGAAAGCCATAACTGAAGTAGCATCTAATGGTGAACAAATAGAAGGGCAGTCACCATCATTTCGGAACCCTGATAAACATGTGTATGGGTGTGAGCACTATAAGAGAAATTGTAAGCTACGAGCTGCATGTTGTGGCAAGTTAGTTACTTGCAGATTTTGTCATGACAATGTGAGCGATCACTCAATGGATAG AAAAGCAACATCAGAAATGATGTGTATGCGCTGCCTGAATATACAGCCGATAGGGCCTAAATGCATGACACCTTCATGTAACGAACTTTCAATGGCAAAATACTATTGCAACATATGCAAATTTTTTGATGATGAAAG GAATGTATATCATTGCCCATTTTGCAACATATGCCGTGTCGGACGAGGGCTTGGGATTGATTATTTCCATTGCATGAAATGCAATTGCTGCTTGGGCATAAGATCACAATCACATAAGTGCCTGGAAAAAGGCTTAGAAATGAATTGCCCAATTTGTTGTGATGATTTATTCACGTCAAGTGCTCCAGTTAGAGCTCTGCCTTGTGGCCATTATATGCATTCTGCTTGCTTTCAG GCATACACTTGTAGTCACTACACATGTCCGATCTGCAGCAAGTCATTGGGAGATATGGCG GTTTATTTTGGCATGCTTGACGCACTATTGGCTACTGAGGATCTTCCTGAAGAGTATAAGGACCGGTGTCAG GACATACTCTGCCATGACTGTGACAAAAAGGGCACTTCACGCTTCCATTGGTTATACCACAAATGTGGATTTTGTGGCTCTTACAATACCCGGGTGATTAAGGGTGAGGAATCAAATTCCAGCTGCTCTTACTCTTATTAG
- the LOC107478750 gene encoding zinc finger protein BRUTUS isoform X2, which produces MAKEEEQVLPLLIEKFSLEEQASLVWQFLCSIPVNMMTEFLPWLSRSISPDERLDLQNCLIKIVPEEKLLQKVIFKWMEGRSSVNTVDSCVKHSQVQSSSSPSTGKRKYSGSTLDDSDAIGSHPIDEILLWHNAIRKELSEIAVETRKIQCSGDFTNLSSFNQRLQFIAEVCIFHSIAEDKVIFPAVDGELSFFQEHAEEESQFNDFRCLIEGIQSEGATSNSEVEFFSKLCSHADHIMETIERHFHNEEVQVLPLARKHFSFKRQCELLYQSLCMMPLKLIERVLPWLVGSLTAEETKMFLRNMQLAAPEMDSAIVTLFSGWACKARIEGLCLSSGASGCCPVQRLSDIEENIAWPSCACGSASSVRDCLVLDKSDGNRKSFKRNLLESHNHGDITENPETENVQKQCFATRSCCVPGLGVNSNNLGLSSISTAKSLRSLSFNSSAPSLNSSLFVWETESSSSDVGSAQRPIDTIFSFHKAIRKDLEYLDVESGKLSNGDEIVLRQFSGRFRLLWGLYRAHSNAEDDIVFPALESKEALHNVSHSYMLDHKQEEQLFEDISCVLSELSMLHEALQMNHMPENLSESNFRTSDSKGSENIKKYNELATKLQGMCKSIRVTLDHHLFREECELWPLFGKHFTVEEQDKIVGRIIGTTGAEVLQSMLPWVTSALTQDEQNKMMDTWKQATKNTMFNEWLTECWKDSPAPITQIETSDHNTSRRGAEYQESLDHNDQMFKPGWKDIFRMNQNELESEIRKVYRDSTLDPRRKAYLVQNLMTSRWIAAQQKSLKAITEVASNGEQIEGQSPSFRNPDKHVYGCEHYKRNCKLRAACCGKLVTCRFCHDNVSDHSMDRKATSEMMCMRCLNIQPIGPKCMTPSCNELSMAKYYCNICKFFDDERNVYHCPFCNICRVGRGLGIDYFHCMKCNCCLGIRSQSHKCLEKGLEMNCPICCDDLFTSSAPVRALPCGHYMHSACFQAYTCSHYTCPICSKSLGDMAVYFGMLDALLATEDLPEEYKDRCQDILCHDCDKKGTSRFHWLYHKCGFCGSYNTRVIKGEESNSSCSYSY; this is translated from the exons ATGGCAAAGGAAGAGGAGCAG GTACTTCCTTTGCTTATTGAGAAGTTCTCTCTCGAGGAGCAGGCATCTTTAGTTTGGCAGTTTCTTTGCAGTATTCCCGTGAACATGATGACAGAATTTCTTCCATGGCTTTCAAGATCCATATCACCTGATGAACGACTGGATTTGCAGAATTGCTTAATCAAGATAGTTCCAGAGGAAAAGCTTCTTCAAAAG GTTATTTTCAAGTGGATGGAAGGGAGAAGCAGTGTTAACACAGTTGACAGTTGTGTAAAACATTCTCAAGTTCAATCTAGTAGTAGCCCATCAACTGGAAAAAGGAAATATTCTGGATCTACCCTGGATGACTCTGATGCCATTGGATCACATCCTATAGATGAAATATTGCTCTGGCATAATGCAATTAGAAAAGAGCTAAGTGAGATAGCAGTGGAGACCAGAAAGATACAATGTTCAGGGGATTTTACAAATCTATCCTCTTTTAATCAAAGATTGCAGTTCATTGCTGAAGTTTGTATATTTCATAG TATTGCTGAGGACAAAGTTATTTTTCCAGCAGTAGATGGAGAATTGTCATTTTTTCAGGAGCATGCTGAAGAAGAAAGCCAGTTTAATGACTTCCGGTGTTTGATTGAAGGTATTCAAAGTGAAGGAGCAACATCTAATTCAGAAGTTGAATTCTTTTCAAAGTTATGCTCACATGCTGATCATATAATGGAAACCATAGAGAGACATTTCCATAATGAAGAAGTTCAG GTCCTTCCACTTGCAAGAAAGCACTTTAGCTTTAAAAGGCAATGCGAACTTCTGTATCAAAGCTTGTGCATGATGCCTCTGAAATTGATTGAGCGCGTTCTTCCATGGTTGGTAGGATCATTAACTGCAGAAGAAACAAAGATGTTTCTGAGAAACATGCAGTTGGCAG CTCCAGAAATGGATTCTGCTATAGTTACACTCTTCTCTGGGTGGGCTTGCAAGGCTCGTATTGAAGGTCTATGTTTGTCTTCCGGTGCGTCAGGTTGCTGTCCTGTTCAAAGACTTTCTGATATTGAAGAAAACATTGCTTGGCCATCCTGCGCTTGTGGTTCCGCATCATCTGTAAGAGATTGTTTAGTATTAGACAAATCAGATGGGAACAGAAAGTCATTCAAGCGAAACCTATTAGAGTCCCACAACCATGGAGATATCACTGAAAATCCAGAGACTGAAAATGTCCAAAAACAATGTTTTGCTACTCGGTCTTGTTGTGTGCCAGGTTTAGGAGTAAACAGTAACAATTTGGGGTTGAGTTCTATTTCTACAGCCAAGTCCTTGCGGTCCTTGTCTTTCAACTCTTCTGCCCCATCTCTTAATTCCAGTCTTTTTGTATGGGAAACAGAAAGCAGCTCATCTGATGTTGGATCTGCACAAAGACCAATTGATACCATATTTAGTTTCCACAAAGCTATACGAAAAGACTTGGAGTATCTAGATGTTGAATCTGGAAAGCTGAGTAATGGTGATGAGATAGTTCTTCGGCAATTTAGTGGAAGATTTCGTCTTTTATGGGGCTTATATAGAGCTCATAGTAATGCAGAAGATGATATAGTATTTCCAGCATTGGAGTCAAAAGAGGCACTTCATAATGTGAGTCATTCATACATGCTGGACCATAAGCAGGAAGAACAATTATTTGAGGATATTTCCTGCGTTCTTTCTGAGCTTTCTATGCTTCACGAAGCCTTGCAGATGAACCATATGCCAGAGAACTTAAGTGAAAGTAATTTTAGAACATCTGATTCCAAGGGTAGTGAGAATATTAAAAAGTATAATGAACTCGCGACTAAGCTTCAAGGAATGTGCAAATCCATAAGGGTTACTCTGGATCATCATCTTTTCAGGGAGGAGTGTGAACTGTGGCCATTATTTGGGAAACATTTCACTGTAGAAGAACAGGACAAGATAGTGGGACGGATAATTGGAACAACTGGAGCTGAAGTTCTCCAATCAATGTTGCCATGGGTAACTTCCGCACTTACTCAAGATGAACAGAACAAAATGATGGACACATGGAAGCAGGCAACTAAAAACactatgttcaatgaatggctCACTGAATGCTGGAAAGATAGTCCAGCACCTATAACACAGATAGAAACATCAGATCATAACACTTCTCGAAGAG GTGCTGAATATCAAGAAAGCTTGGACCATAATGATCAAATGTTCAAGCCTGGTTGGAAAGACATATTCCGGATGAACCAGAATGAACTTGAGTCAGAGATCCGAAAGGTTTATCGTGATTCAACTCTTGATCCAAGGAGAAAGGCATACCTTGTGCAGAATCTGATGACAAG TCGTTGGATAGCTGCTCAGCAGAAATCACTGAAAGCCATAACTGAAGTAGCATCTAATGGTGAACAAATAGAAGGGCAGTCACCATCATTTCGGAACCCTGATAAACATGTGTATGGGTGTGAGCACTATAAGAGAAATTGTAAGCTACGAGCTGCATGTTGTGGCAAGTTAGTTACTTGCAGATTTTGTCATGACAATGTGAGCGATCACTCAATGGATAG AAAAGCAACATCAGAAATGATGTGTATGCGCTGCCTGAATATACAGCCGATAGGGCCTAAATGCATGACACCTTCATGTAACGAACTTTCAATGGCAAAATACTATTGCAACATATGCAAATTTTTTGATGATGAAAG GAATGTATATCATTGCCCATTTTGCAACATATGCCGTGTCGGACGAGGGCTTGGGATTGATTATTTCCATTGCATGAAATGCAATTGCTGCTTGGGCATAAGATCACAATCACATAAGTGCCTGGAAAAAGGCTTAGAAATGAATTGCCCAATTTGTTGTGATGATTTATTCACGTCAAGTGCTCCAGTTAGAGCTCTGCCTTGTGGCCATTATATGCATTCTGCTTGCTTTCAG GCATACACTTGTAGTCACTACACATGTCCGATCTGCAGCAAGTCATTGGGAGATATGGCG GTTTATTTTGGCATGCTTGACGCACTATTGGCTACTGAGGATCTTCCTGAAGAGTATAAGGACCGGTGTCAG GACATACTCTGCCATGACTGTGACAAAAAGGGCACTTCACGCTTCCATTGGTTATACCACAAATGTGGATTTTGTGGCTCTTACAATACCCGGGTGATTAAGGGTGAGGAATCAAATTCCAGCTGCTCTTACTCTTATTAG